In Zygosaccharomyces rouxii strain CBS732 chromosome D complete sequence, one DNA window encodes the following:
- the RPN3 gene encoding proteasome regulatory particle lid subunit RPN3 (similar to uniprot|P40016 Saccharomyces cerevisiae YER021W): MSGEKMDVDSPAPEQPEVDVKHAEERAMDEIVAVLSEISKTASTLDTYFVWRGLKEVGTLRKQHLKKEILSALVHVLYPDGSDFKIPLLKAINDNKKSSVNKADEIRSGYPASFYEVVGEKKIEVAAEVNSFVHLLVVLYLLDSGKYEELENFNKKIVIPKLLEFYNQRFLDLINAKLWFYVVICDEKLGRTSDPVTRAKMIKFFKTASLKHDNETKAMLITLIMRSFLSGGEVEAASDFVNKVEFTPTDVSSPVEARYYFYLSKISAIQLDYTSANEYIIAAIRKAPNTPNSLGFLQQANKLHCVIELLMGDIPELSFFHQPNMQKSLEPYYHLTKAVKLGDLKKFTLAISKYKSRLIKDGNYQLYVRLRSNVIKTGIRIISLTYKKISLKDICLKLRLDSEQTVEYMISRAIRDGVIEAKINHEKGYIETSGLLNIYDTEDPQEVFDQRITFVNQLHDESIMAMRYPEDNKNKNNGSQEDEFIDGELLDDISDFSDIDDLGFL, from the coding sequence ATGTCTGGGGAAAAAATGGATGTAGACTCACCGGCTCCTGAGCAGCCTGAAGTTGATGTTAAACATGCGGAAGAAAGAGCAATGGATGAAATCGTTGCTGTCTTATCAGAGATTTCAAAGACTGCTTCCACATTAGATACTTATTTTGTTTGGAGAGGTCTTAAAGAAGTTGGTACCTTGAGGAAGCAACATCTAAAAAAAGAGATCCTATCAGCGTTAGTTCATGTGTTGTATCCAGATGGTAGTGATTTCAAGATTCCATTGTTAAAGGCcattaatgataataagaaGAGTAGCGTTAACAAAGCAGATGAAATCAGGTCTGGTTACCCAGCATCATTTTATGAGGTGGTCGGTGAGAAAAAGATCGAGGTAGCGGCAGAAGTAAACAGTTTTGTCCATTTACTAGTGGTACTTTACCTATTGGATAGTGGCAaatatgaagaattggaaaatttcaataagAAAATTGTTATCCCTAAACTATTGGAATTTTATAACCAAAGGTTTCTCGATCTAATCAATGCAAAATTGTGGTTTTATGTGGTCATTtgtgatgaaaaattgggcAGAACTTCTGATCCAGTTACAAGAGCTAAGATgattaaatttttcaagacAGCCTCATTGAAACATGATAATGAGACCAAGGCAATGCTAATAACTTTAATCATGCGTAGTTTCTTATCAGGAGGTGAAGTGGAAGCTGCATCTGATTTCGTTAATAAGGTGGAATTTACCCCAACAGATGTTTCAAGTCCAGTGGAGGCTCGTTATTATTTCTATTTGTCCAAGATAAGCGCTATTCAGCTGGACTACACAAGCGCCAATGAATATATCATAGCAGCAATTAGAAAGGCACCTAATACTCCAAACAGTTTAGGGTTTTTGCAACAGGCAAATAAATTACACTGTGTCATCGAGTTACTAATGGGTGATATTCCtgaattatcatttttcCATCAACCAAACATGCAGAAGTCTTTGGAACCTTATTACCATTTAACCAAGGCGGTAAAACTaggtgatttgaaaaaatttaccTTAGCAATTTCCAAATACAAATCcagattgatcaaagatgGGAATTACCAATTGTACGTTCGTTTGAGATCAAACGTTATTAAGACAGGTATTAGAATTATTTCATTGACTTACAAAAAGATTTCATTGAAGGATATTTGTCTGAAATTACGTTTGGATTCTGAACAAACAGTTGAATATATGATTTCCAGAGCCATTAGGGATGGTGTCATTGAGGCGAAGATCAATCATGAGAAGGGTTACATCGAGACAAGTGGATTACTCAACATCTATGATACCGAAGATCCTCAAGAGGTATTTGACCAAAGAATTACTTTTGTCAATCAATTGCATGACGAAAGTATCATGGCTATGAGGTACCCTGAAGATAAcaaaaataagaataatGGATCTCAAGAGGATGAATTTATAGATGGTGAGTTGCTTGATGATATTTCGGACTTCTCAGACATCGACGATTTGGGATTCTTATGA
- the STE24 gene encoding zinc metalloprotease (highly similar to uniprot|P47154 Saccharomyces cerevisiae YJR117W STE24 Highly conserved zinc metalloprotease that functions in two steps of a-factor maturation C-terminal CAAX proteolysis and the first step of N-terminal proteolytic processing contains multiple transmembrane spans): MKRYRTRYYVDELPSNIPHNTIKKDRDKRTVTIDSTATMSLFESIQSRLDSPVIPWKGIIAGISVAQFAFETYLTYRQYRVLKSKKLPAALENEIDNETFVKSTAYSRAKAKFSVVSEAFNLVQKLVAIKFDVMPRLWNFGVHLSQFILPTRWAAVSSVAQSLWFLSVISNFSTIIDLPLSYYQHFVLEEKFGFNKLTKQLWIVDTLKGLALGHALGGPILYGFLKIFERFETNFLWYICGFIFLVQILVITLIPVFIMPLFNKFTPLEDGPLKKSIEDLAFKLGFPLDKIFVVDGSKRSSHSNAYFTGLPFTSKRIVLYDTLVNESSVEEITAVLAHEIGHWQKNHIVNMVVLSQVHTFALFSLFSAVYRNLSLYNSFGFFLGVPSGDLLSSSKQVFTPDFPIMIGLQLFNDLLAPMECVMQFLLSLISRLHEYQADAFAKGLGYTQYLAQALINLQIKNLSTMNVDPLYSAYHYSHPTLAERLTALGFVSRKKAE; the protein is encoded by the coding sequence ATGAAAAGGTATCGAACCCGCTATTACGTGGACGAGCTTCCTTCAAACATCCCTCACAATACAATTAAAAAGGATAGAGATAAACGTACGGTTACCATTGATTCTACTGCCACGATGAGTCTGTTTGAATCGATACAGTCTCGTTTAGATAGCCCAGTGATTCCTTGGAAGGGTATCATTGCAGGTATTTCTGTTGCTCAATTCGCCTTCGAAACTTATTTGACCTACAGACAGTACCGTGTACTGAAGAGTAAAAAACTACCAGCCGCATTGGAAAATGAGATTGATAATGAAACTTTTGTGAAATCTACTGCTTATTCGAGAGCTAAGGCTAAATTCTCTGTTGTTTCTGAGGCGTTTAatcttgttcaaaaattggtggCTATTAAATTCGATGTTATGCCCAGATTGTGGAATTTTGGTGTACATCTCTCGCAATTCATCTTGCCAACTAGATGGGCTGCCGTTAGTAGTGTTGCGCAATCGCTTTGGTTTTTGAGTGTtatttctaatttttctACAATTATCGATTTGCCACTTTCATACTACCAACATTTCGTTCTAGAGGAAAAGTTTGGATTTAACAAATTGACTAAACAATTATGGATCGTTGATACTTTGAAAGGTTTGGCATTGGGACATGCACTTGGTGGACCCATTCTCTATGgttttttgaagatttttgaaagatttgaaactaATTTCTTATGGTACATCTGTGGATTCATCTTTTTAGTGCAAATTTTGGTGATTACCTTGATTCCTGTGTTCATTATGCCACTATTCAACAAGTTTACACCTTTAGAAGATGGtccattgaaaaaatcgatCGAGGATTTGGCATTCAAATTGGGATTTCCACTAGACAAAAtctttgttgttgatgGTTCTAAACGTTCCTCTCATTCAAATGCATATTTTACTGGTTTACCCTTTACTAGTAAACGTATTGTACTTTATGATACTTTGGTCAATGAGAGTTCAGTGGAAGAAATTACGGCAGTGCTGGCACATGAAATTGGTCATTGGCAAAAGAACCACATCGTCAACATGGTTGTATTGAGTCAAGTTCATACTTTTGCATTATTCTCATTGTTCAGCGCAGTTTATAGAAACTTGTCACTTTACAAttcatttggattcttctTGGGTGTGCCCAGTGGAGATTTACTCTCAAGTTCAAAGCAAGTCTTTACACCCGACTTCCCTATCATGATTGGCTTACAATTGTTTAATGATTTATTGGCCCCAATGGAATGCGTGATGCAATTCTTACTCTCATTGATTTCCAGATTGCATGAATACCAAGCAGATGCATTTGCCAAGGGATTGGGTTACACGCAGTATTTGGCACAAGCTCTAATTAACCTACAGATAAAGAACTTGTCCACAATGAATGTAGACCCATTGTACTCGGCATACCACTACTCTCACCCAACTCTAGCCGAACGTTTAACCGCATTGGGCTTCGTAAGTCGCAAGAAGGCAGAGTGA
- the TDA4 gene encoding Tda4p (similar to uniprot|P47153 Saccharomyces cerevisiae YJR116W Hypothetical ORF), with protein MFEVTTEDPLIGWSLFPQSDNLYLKHLHEILGALLFYIVVYQWVAPYLNRLIFGKHYTSIEDSKVKVNFDVHTVSNIQCIVTWYAIAPVILTPLSLNVVTYQDDRCAMATALTVGYFLWDLGVCLLHYELYGVEFMAHCLSSLYVVGLTLKPFCLSWAGKFLLFEASTPFVNNNWFITQLSRGASKPPVPFWFNVLNGLLLMAVFFIVRILWGFAAIVLLVQQMWKVRDQLPIFQTFILLSINMILNTLNVFWFSKMYKIAKKMARGSNKVTKSH; from the coding sequence ATGTTTGAAGTGACTACGGAGGATCCACTAATTGGTTGGTCCCTTTTCCCCCAATCTGATAACTTGTATTTGAAGCATTTACACGAAATACTGGGTGCATTGTTGTTTTACATTGTTGTATACCAATGGGTAGCACCATATTTGAACCGTTTGATATTTGGTAAGCACTATACCTCGATTGAAGATTCTAAGGTTAAGGTCAATTTCGATGTTCATACCGTGTCTAACATCCAGTGTATTGTTACATGGTATGCTATTGCACCTGTCATCTTAACACCATTAAGTCTCAATGTGGTCACTTACCAAGACGACAGGTGTGCAATGGCAACTGCGTTGACAGTGGGCTATTTTCTTTGGGATTTGGGAGTTTGTCTGCTACATTACGAATTGTACGGTGTGGAGTTCATGGCCCATTGTTTAAGTTCATTATACGTTGTGGGACTAACGTTAAAACCATTCTGCCTTTCATGGGCTGGTAAATTTTTGTTATTTGAGGCAAGTACACCATTTGTTAACAACAATTGGTTCATTACGCAGTTGTCAAGAGGTGCTTCTAAACCACCGGTGCCATTTTGGTTTAACGTTCTGAATGGATTGTTGTTAATGGCAGTGTTCTTTATCGTCAGAATTTTATGGGGATTTGCGGCAATTGTGCTGTTGGTACAGCAGATGTGGAAAGTTAGAGATCAACTACCCATTTTCCAAACCTTTATTCTGTTGTCCATAAACATGATTCTCAACACTCTAAACGTTTTCTGGTTTAGTAAAATGTACAAGATCGCCAAGAAGATGGCAAGGGGCTCTAATAAAGTTACCAAGAGTCACTGA
- the ADO1 gene encoding adenosine kinase (similar to uniprot|P47143 Saccharomyces cerevisiae YJR105W ADO1 adenosine kinase), with product MILSSIKSGIKLKRSSITTVQKSIRRSITANMSHSPQVICLGNPLLDIQADVDAAYLEKYALKANDAILVDANSGDKRMEIYEEVIKKPNVHFVAGGAAQNTARGAAYVLGPQKVGYFGSVGQDTYADKLLAENETAGVASFYQVQKSVGTGKCAALITGHNRSLVTDLGAANHFTPDHLDAHWDKVEAAKLFYIGGFHLTVSPDAICKLGKHAQESGKPFILNLSAPFIPQFFKSALDQVLPYTTYVIANESEAASYAESYGLTCSKDDLEAIAKHIVGDSTQRTVIFTHGLEPTVVVSNQGTKSVPVKPIAGEKIVDTNGAGDAFAGGFLAGLAQGFDLLKSIDLGQWLAALSLQEIGPSFPKTKVQYNN from the coding sequence ATGATACTATCATCCATCAAGAGTGGTATaaagttgaaaagatcGAGTATAACTACAGTTCAAAAGTCAATAAGAAGGTCAATAACTGCAAACATGAGCCACTCACCTCAAGTAATCTGTTTGGGTAACCCATTGCTTGACATTCAAGCCGACGTCGATGCTGCTTATCTAGAGAAGTACGCCTTAAAGGCTAATGATGCTATCTTAGTCGATGCTAATTCTGGTGATAAACGTATGGAAATTTACGAAGAAGTGATTAAGAAGCCAAATGTTCATTTCGTCGCTGGTGGTGCCGCTCAAAACACTGCAAGAGGTGCTGCTTATGTCCTCGGTCCCCAAAAAGTTGGTTATTTTGGTTCTGTAGGTCAAGATACCTATGCAGACAAGTTGCTTGCAGAGAACGAAACCGCTGGTGTCGCTTCATTCTATCAAGTTCAAAAATCTGTTGGTACCGGTAAATGTGCAGCTTTAATCACCGGTCATAACCGTTCTCTAGTGACCGATTTGGGTGCGGCTAACCATTTTACACCTGACCATCTAGACGCTCACTGGGATAAGGTGGAAGCAGCCAAATTGTTTTACATCGGTGGTTTCCATTTAACTGTTTCACCAGATGCCATTTGCAAGTTGGGTAAACATGCTCAAGAGAGCGGTAAGCCATTTATCCTCAACTTGAGTGCACCATTCATCCCacagtttttcaaatctgcTCTAGACCAAGTTTTGCCTTACACTACCTATGTGATCGCTAACGAATCCGAGGCTGCATCCTATGCAGAGTCGTATGGTCTAACTTGCTCCAAGGATGATTTGGAAGCTATTGCCAAGCACATTGTGGGTGATAGCACTCAAAGAACCGTTATCTTTACTCATGGTTTAGAGCCTACTGTCGTCGTTTCTAACCAAGGTACAAAGAGCGTTCCAGTTAAGCCAATTGCTGGTGAGAAGATTGTCGACACAAACGGTGCTGGTGATGCATTTGCGGGTGGTTTCCTAGCCGGTCTTGCTCAAGGCTTTGATTTACTCAAATCAATCGATTTGGGTCAATGGCTTGCTGCTCTTTCTctacaagaaattggtcCTTCTTTCCCAAAGACTAAGGTTCAATACAACAACTGA
- the ECM27 gene encoding Ecm27p (similar to uniprot|P47144 Saccharomyces cerevisiae YJR106W ECM27 Non-essential protein of unknown function), translated as MDWVLAVAHPKLLYGDATVSWTFLVPSFLHMATSFVLLGVCASDYLCPNVARLADSNGHGTGTLMAVLLSWCNSSPDLFSNFMSWVTPTNHGSNGGSSMAASLSIGEVLGACGIILCVVIGSIFTIMASVSVELTKAQRHSFVRDLGFAFVAIGILCYVCLRNRITVLNCCLMVMVYLVYLIFKFKYRVLENALSTDALELDTNHSSEQALIDENTLRSHIKPSIISAMDFNSLLTMLENSKTGSKGRTELEDLANPQGDSRLFVPQRPNTEPTRRGSHSDELADVSNMLAVPQSSPAAFGPYHDDPEIAIQEELAIQEPAATSRPPRKGQFKRLKSGLFRLFLPHLVDLNKKTVVDAILSLLTAPFVILLRLSCPQPFEIAEFDDYSGKYVISTMDITLLFIQSVICPHICLIILSCIMDHKLSIIYWILAMICSVGLTTLMLQFYKSLLSHNRFSLLRPTLWEQESASESRRVVEKSGTVIAILFTTVGIINSILWISLIANSVIEMMELYQRITHISQAILGLTIFAWGNSISDIISNIAMCRLYRKLPQGESSDSDKVATKFFMISCTSCLGGVMLNSMGGIGISGLVALVFILDGNGKWWFERSVELHSNGAIDYKFIVSCIALVLQILLLALIFGSPSSTHQWFKERMKPLGITMCCIWGVATLCNILLESF; from the coding sequence atgGACTGGGTACTCGCCGTAGCTCACCCCAAGCTTTTGTACGGCGATGCAACTGTTTCCTGGACTTTCTTGGTACCCAGCTTCTTGCATATGGCTACAAGCTTTGTGCTATTGGGGGTATGCGCATCTGATTATCTGTGTCCAAATGTTGCGAGATTAGCGGATTCCAATGGTCATGGTACGGGAACTCTAATGGCAGTACTTTTGTCTTGGTGCAATTCATCTCCTGATCTCTTCTCGAATTTTATGAGTTGGGTTACGCCTACAAATCATGGATCTAACGGTGGTTCTTCAATGGCTGCTTCTCTGTCGATAGGTGAAGTACTAGGTGCATGCGGTATCATATTATGTGTGGTAATTGGGTCTATTTTCACAATAATGGCTTCTGTGAGTGTGGAACTGACAAAGGCTCAAAGGCACAGTTTTGTTAGAGATCTAGGGTTTGCTTTTGTTGCCATTGGGATTTTATGTTATGTGTGCCTTCGAAACAGAATCACCGTGTTAAACTGTTGCctgatggtgatggtgtATTTGGTGTATttgatcttcaaatttaagTACAGagttttggaaaatgcaCTCTCTACAGATGCTTTGGAACTAGATACAAACCATTCTTCTGAACAGGCATTGATCGATGAAAATACCCTTAGGAGTCATATTAAACCAAGTATTATATCTGCAATGGATTTTAACAGTCTTTTAACCATGCTAGAGAATTCAAAGACTGGCAGCAAAGGTAGAACCGAATTGGAGGATTTAGCAAATCCTCAAGGTGATAGTCGGTTATTTGTTCCTCAGAGACCCAACACAGAACCAACAAGAAGAGGTTCACATAGTGACGAGCTTGCAGATGTCTCTAACATGTTAGCAGTGCCACAATCTTCACCTGCAGCGTTTGGACCCTACCACGATGATCCTGAAATAGCAATTCAAGAAGAACTCGCTATCCAAGAACCAGCAGCAACTAGTCGGCCGCCAAGAAAAGGTCAATTCAAAAGGCTAAAGAGCGGGCTCTTTCGGCTTTTTTTACCACACTTGGTGGATTTAAATAAAAAAACTGTGGTTGATGCAATCCTCTCACTCTTAACTGCACCATTTGTCATTTTACTGCGTTTGTCATGTCCtcaaccttttgaaataGCGGAATTCGATGATTATTCAGGCAAATATGTTATCTCTACGATGGACATAACACTGTTATTTATACAATCGGTGATCTGCCCGCATATTTGTCTCATTATATTATCCTGTATCATGGATCACAAATTATCCATCATTTATTGGATTTTGGCTATGATATGTTCAGTCGGACTAACTACTCTAATGCTACAGTTTTACAAGTCCTTATTATCACACAACAGGTTTTCTTTGTTAAGACCCACTTTATGGGAACAAGAAAGTGCATCAGAAAGCAGGAGGgttgttgaaaaatcagGCACTGTGATTGCTATCCTTTTCACCACAGTGGGAATCATTAACTCCATATTGTGGATCTCTTTAATTGCCAATTCCGTAATCGAAATGATGGAGCTTTATCAAAGGATTACCCACATCTCACAAGCGATACTGGGTCTCACCATATTTGCCTGGGGGAACTCCATAAGCGATATAATTTCAAACATCGCTATGTGCAGATTGTATCGTAAGTTACCACAGGGCGAGAGTTCTGACAGCGATAAGGTGGCaaccaaattctttatgaTATCTTGCACTTCTTGTCTAGGAGGTGTCATGCTAAATTCCATGGGTGGCATTGGTATCAGTGGATTAGTTGCCCTGGTATTCATACTTGACGGTAATGGGAAGTGGTGGTTCGAAAGGTCTGTAGAACTTCATTCTAATGGTGCCATTGACTACAAATTTATTGTCTCATGCATTGCATTGGTACTACAGATATTGCTTTTAGCACTAATATTTGGAAGTCCATCTTCAACACACCAGTGGTTCAAAGAAAGGATGAAACCATTGGGTATTACCATGTGCTGTATTTGGGGAGTTGCTACACTATGCAATATTCTCTTAGAATCATTTTAG
- the LIH1 gene encoding putative lipase (similar to uniprot|P47145 Saccharomyces cerevisiae YJR107W Hypothetical ORF), which produces MVWVAHIFAPFLAAMLVTSAAWTSDTMGLLKRGSEKEEISEVEFTEDVYERLLYFSKVSALVSCISGNGLIPDKTLKEGGCPPHLAFCSDEKVNPTANATRIELVLTAGKGELGTGCLLVDHTRKVVIVALRASTTRQDWLSDFTIYPTSWEPSSKSCYKNLVESGTIKPCEDCKIHRGFYKFSETLAELFLDKIEHIFSKYPEYNLVITGHSLGAALASIAGIELKLRGYDPLVITYAKPLMFNTQMKEWVDELFQTEEVDKDCRKNGKLDFKKGFFRVVHDKDYIPMLPPNYKQAGLEIFIKKKDLPHERFDLEYKGTKSYYDSEPDYNSEEWQGISQSFSNGDWLHRKEHCSYFIYISGCEGF; this is translated from the coding sequence ATGGTCTGGGTAGCTCATATCTTTGCTCCCTTTCTCGCAGCGATGCTTGTTACATCAGCGGCCTGGACTTCTGACACTATGGGACTTCTAAAGCGTGGTagtgaaaaggaagaaattagTGAGGTGGAATTTACCGAGGATGTTTACGAGAGGCTACTTTATTTTAGTAAAGTGTCCGCATTGGTTAGCTGTATCTCTGGCAACGGCTTAATTCCTGACAAGACCTTGAAAGAGGGTGGATGTCCACCTCATCTTGCATTTTGCAGTGATGAGAAGGTTAATCCTACTGCTAATgcaacaagaattgagCTTGTCTTGACAGCAGGTAAAGGAGAATTGGGCACGGGATGTCTCCTTGTTGATCATACAAGAAAAGTGGTTATCGTTGCATTAAGAGCTTCTACTACAAGGCAAGATTGGTTAAGTGATTTTACAATTTATCCAACGAGTTGGGAACCAAGTTCGAAAAGTTGTTATAAAAATCTGGTAGAATCTGGTACCATAAAGCCGTGTGAAGATTGTAAGATCCATAGGGggttttacaaattttcaGAAACTTTAGCAGAATTatttttggataaaattgaaCACATCTTTAGCAAATATCCTGAATACAATTTAGTGATCACTGGGCATTCTTTGGGTGCTGCGTTGGCTAGTATTGCGGgaattgaattaaaacTACGAGGTTATGATCCATTAGTGATAACTTATGCGAAGCCACTAATGTTCAATACGCAGATGAAAGAATGGGTTGATGAGCTTTTCCAAACTGAAGAGGTTGATAAGGACTGTCGTAAAAATGGTAAGTTGGATTTCAAAAAGGGTTTCTTTAGAGTAGTTCACGATAAGGACTATATCCCCATGCTACCACCAAACTATAAACAAGCGGGTTTAGAGATCTTcataaaaaagaaagatttaCCCCATGAGCGTTTCGATTTGGAATATAAAGGAACCAAAAGTTATTATGACTCTGAACCAGATTATAATTCTGAAGAATGGCAGGGAATATCACAAAGTTTCTCCAACGGCGATTGGCTCCATCGAAAGGAGCACTGTTCTTATTTTATATACATTAGTGGCTGCGAAGGCTTCTGA
- the GPA2 gene encoding guanine nucleotide-binding protein subunit alpha (similar to uniprot|P10823 Saccharomyces cerevisiae YER020W GPA2 Nucleotide binding alpha subunit of the heterotrimeric G protein that interacts with the receptor Gpr1p has signaling role in response to nutrients green fluorescent protein (GFP)-fusion protein localizes to the cell periphery), which yields MGVCGSKTKEGVSERPPAHTNATANPKRNHLQNANGKETRNNDSSTFEKSDGSDNMRLDGEKQSDTNGNALETSSRSNKGTEFKVLLLGAGESGKSTIIQQLKILHQNGFSQQELIEHKSVVYDNVLEIAKSLLEARNKFGVPLEPSSGITEEDIQLVEEYQYTEEGRTGNYYLANTSQFPAQIASTLVKLWELPSTKELLNSNHRSEFYLMDSASYFVENIDRISQPNYIPSVQDILRSRQKTSGIFDEVFDVGSNLKLHIYDVGGQRSERKKWIHCFDSVTIIIFCVSLSEYDQVLLEDQSQNRFQESLVLFENVVNSRWFSRTSVVLFLNKIDLFAEKLQKVPLENYFPDYTGGQDINKAAKYILWRFVQLNRANLSIYPHVTQATDTSNIKLVFAAIKETILENSLKDSGVL from the coding sequence ATGGGAGTATGTGGATCGAAGACGAAAGAAGGAGTGTCTGAACGGCCTCCCGCACATACTAATGCAACTGCTAATCCAAAAAGGAATCACTTGCAAAACGCTAATGGGAAAGAAACTAGAAACAACGATAGTAGTACCTTCGAAAAAAGTGATGGTTCCGATAATATGCGACTGGACGGAGAAAAACAGTCTGACACCAATGGTAATGCATTGGAGACAAGTAGCAGGTCTAATAAAGGTACCGAGTTTAAAGTATTGTTATTAGGTGCAGGCGAAAGTGGTAAATCAACGATTATTCAGCAACTAAAGATTTTACACCAAAATGGATTCAGCCAGCAGGAATTGATAGAGCATAAATCAGTGGTTTACGATAATGTACTAGAAATCGCCAAGTCTCTGCTGGAAGCCAGAAATAAATTTGGAGTGCCGTTGGAGCCTAGTTCAGGAAttacagaagaagatatcCAACTGGTGGAAGAATATCAATACACGGAAGAAGGTAGAACGGGCAATTACTATTTAGCCAATACTTCGCAATTTCCGGCACAAATTGCATCTACCTTGGTAAAACTATGGGAATTGCCCTCTACAAAGGAATTATTGAATTCAAATCACAGATCGGAATTTTATTTAATGGATTCTGCTAGTTATTTTGTGGAAAATATTGATCGTATCTCACAGCCCAACTATATTCCTAGCGTGCAAGATATTTTACGTTCAAGACAAAAGACTTCGGGTATATTCGATGAAGTATTTGATGTGGGgtccaatttgaaattgcaCATCTATGATGTGGGCGGTCAAAGATCGGAACGTAAAAAATGGATACATTGTTTTGATAGCGTGACCATAATTATATTTTGTGTTTCTCTATCTGAATACGATCAAGTTCTATTGGAAGACCAATCACAAAATCGTTTCCAAGAGTCTTTGGTgctttttgaaaatgttgTCAATAGTAGATGGTTTTCAAGAACTTCGGTAGTTCTCTTCCTAAACAAAATTGATCTATTCGCAGAGAAGCTACAAAAAGTCCCATTAGAAAATTACTTCCCCGATTATACCGGTGGTCAAGATATTAATAAAGCGGCAAAATACATTCTCTGGAGATTTGTTCAACTCAATAGAGCAAACTTAAGCATTTACCCTCATGTTACGCAAGCCACAGATACTTCCAATATCAAATTGGTGTTTGCCGCCATAAAGGAAACTATACTAGAAAACAGTCTAAAGGACTCAGGTGTACTGTGA
- the PAM17 gene encoding Pam17p (similar to uniprot|P36147 Saccharomyces cerevisiae YKR065C FMP18 The authentic non-tagged protein was localized to the mitochondria), with the protein MFALKNSPLASKATTRLLRPQILSPRFNSTTSKDSQEQLTWANFFDLRKKERRINIGSSAFTAFLGCNASWVYLSTLEIDPLQPIMGFDPLIVISSAIVASGFLGYLMGPVIGTQLFKVSNKRRLTSFEIKNKEFLRKVVANRVNPSSQSFSNPVPDYYGEKIGSIKEYRQWLRDCHAYRRKAKEFL; encoded by the coding sequence ATGTTTGCCCTCAAAAATTCTCCATTAGCTTCTAAAGCTACCACAAGACTTCTACGCCCTCAAATTTTGAGTCCTAGATTCAACAGTACTACTTCGAAAGATtcacaagaacaattgacATGGGCTAATTTCTTTGACCTAAGGAAAAAGGAACGTAGAATCAATATCGGTTCATCAGCTTTCACAGCCTTTTTGGGTTGTAATGCATCGTGGGTTTACCTTTCCACCTTAGAAATCGATCCATTACAACCAATTATGGGATTCGATCCATTAATTGTGATATCATCAGCCATAGTTGCATCAGGATTCTTAGGATACTTAATGGGTCCAGTAATTGGTACTCAGTTATTCAAAGTGTCaaacaaaagaagattgacaagttttgaaattaagaATAAGGAATTTTTAAGGAAAGTCGTTGCTAATCGTGTAAATCCATCATCTCAAAGTTTTAGCAATCCTGTTCCTGATTACtatggtgaaaaaatcgGCTCCATCAAGGAATACAGACAGTGGTTGAGAGATTGTCATGCTTACAGGAGGAAAGCAAAGgaatttttgtaa